A stretch of the Saccharolobus caldissimus genome encodes the following:
- a CDS encoding protease pro-enzyme activation domain-containing protein, translating into MVKTKNISLLLLILFIITVTSEINFTIISSASSNQMLTPIIPKGFKIIGELPNNTIVQVSIYIPLRNLNLLQSLAVEISTPGSPLYHKFLSYNEISELFLPISTYNKVVNYLKQYNLTIITSALDSVIVVQGTVRQIYRALGINFLLLSNGSVEYYTGVGEVKLSGVSVFATNYTMLFFSHPNFLITQKQQEKIAQTENLTEILAAYNLPQIALAYNATVLYKQGDYGNGTNIGIIDFYGDPDILQQLAYFDKLYNLPPPPSVKIVPIGPYLPGLGILTGWAIEESLDVEAVHSIAPMSNITIYTPSIGDLAAIIGYIDQQHEVNVVSMSFGIPESEASSFLAMIEQTEYYFMLGTLEGITFVASSGDGGGELYSVAQPLGGTSWPATSPFVTAVGGTTVYLSGNSSVQEAWSCSPGGGASTGGVSIIFPKPWYQEGIKGPFNFIDGRLTPDIALNANIYPGVNVILPGNISLIVGGTSESSPLFAGLLGLLISKLHTKFGLINPLIYKLAESDYNKAFYPVTFGYNLPWTANYGYNLVTGWGAPNIGYWLYLINSTEPNTLEINISVLPHSEEYFQGQKIRVIANITYNGKEVNTGNFTITVESLRNEYVYPMKFNGSLWTGNVTISNVSGITYIMVNGSYNNIKGVNLIEVFVGYLFSLFSINQFTEHKNVTVTEISGFLYYLNGSLAVNVTHFTLNIYYYNPLSNNYVYETNITLEETTFHPHIRIIFLQPISFQFTQWYGETNATLQPTATLLVGDGEVYGFSPTALGLTPLGSLILSPILASPEVVSPNESLLVEAGLFTSLYAFFNGYNITASLMSPNGTVLSSQQLNSEYLIIPPFLYITIYITYLHIPVNVKPGYYIIYLNVTGEINNVSKLIGYEGYQIYVAPYYLTPHIQVENYALQGQKITFYANITYANGTEVKYGIFTALVFPKQIESQYSSLSEEYLIVQQVMLTYNSTLGEWEGSYILPSVSSLGNATYLNPGYFTGEFDIYVQGLSFNGMPTTTNINSLKSFVVLPYTLISNQNLDSLIPINVALENDNITYNGSMENVLMLGVNKLHGIVNLINANITGTLIIYNSNVTLIGSYANNLIVINSTIYLLSSTVKTITLENSKIDLMSSKLLEISPKIPLVNILTKPGNYTGVINITANIIGSDIQNVTFYLNGIPVYVSTNNGTISFTLNTSRYPDGNYELSVIAYQKDGLSNSSSINLNFYNNLITLSNKINETYNALHTQYENLSVNLNNIYKTLSGNINISDIIGILGVILAVIAIILSLVNRRKK; encoded by the coding sequence ATGGTAAAAACGAAAAATATTTCTCTACTTTTATTAATTTTATTTATAATAACTGTTACAAGTGAAATTAATTTCACTATAATAAGCTCTGCATCATCAAATCAAATGCTTACTCCAATAATCCCTAAAGGGTTTAAAATTATTGGAGAACTTCCTAATAATACTATAGTTCAAGTGTCAATATATATACCTCTAAGAAACTTAAACCTACTTCAAAGTTTAGCTGTTGAGATATCTACTCCAGGAAGCCCCTTATATCATAAGTTCCTCTCATATAATGAAATAAGTGAACTATTCCTACCTATCTCAACTTATAACAAAGTCGTAAATTACCTTAAACAATATAATCTAACTATTATTACATCAGCCTTAGATTCAGTTATAGTAGTTCAAGGTACAGTTAGGCAAATATATAGGGCATTGGGTATTAACTTCTTACTTCTCTCAAACGGAAGTGTAGAGTACTATACTGGAGTAGGTGAAGTAAAGTTAAGCGGGGTTTCAGTTTTTGCTACAAACTATACTATGCTGTTTTTCTCACATCCCAATTTCTTAATAACCCAGAAGCAGCAAGAGAAAATTGCCCAAACGGAAAACTTAACGGAAATACTTGCAGCATATAATTTACCTCAAATAGCATTAGCATATAATGCTACTGTATTATATAAACAAGGAGATTATGGAAATGGCACTAATATAGGAATAATAGACTTTTACGGGGATCCAGACATACTTCAGCAACTAGCTTATTTTGATAAGTTATATAACTTACCTCCTCCACCTTCAGTAAAAATTGTACCTATAGGACCGTATTTACCTGGACTTGGAATATTAACTGGATGGGCTATAGAGGAAAGTTTAGATGTCGAAGCTGTTCACTCAATAGCTCCAATGTCAAATATAACAATTTACACTCCTTCAATAGGAGACTTAGCCGCCATAATAGGCTATATAGATCAGCAACATGAAGTTAACGTAGTGTCAATGAGTTTCGGAATACCAGAAAGTGAAGCTTCTAGTTTTCTCGCTATGATAGAACAAACGGAATATTACTTTATGTTAGGGACTCTAGAAGGAATAACATTTGTCGCATCGTCCGGTGATGGTGGAGGAGAACTTTACTCAGTGGCACAACCATTAGGTGGAACTTCATGGCCAGCTACTTCGCCTTTCGTTACTGCTGTGGGTGGAACTACAGTATATCTATCTGGAAACTCCTCAGTTCAAGAAGCTTGGTCTTGTAGCCCAGGCGGAGGTGCATCTACTGGCGGAGTCAGTATAATATTTCCTAAACCTTGGTATCAAGAGGGGATTAAAGGGCCTTTTAATTTCATAGACGGAAGGCTAACTCCAGATATTGCGTTAAATGCCAACATATATCCGGGTGTAAATGTTATCTTACCTGGTAATATATCGCTTATAGTAGGAGGTACTAGTGAGTCTTCGCCATTATTTGCAGGGCTTTTAGGACTACTAATAAGTAAATTACATACCAAATTTGGTCTAATAAATCCATTAATTTATAAACTTGCGGAAAGTGATTATAACAAAGCTTTTTACCCAGTTACTTTCGGATATAATTTACCTTGGACTGCGAATTATGGATATAATCTGGTTACAGGTTGGGGAGCTCCAAACATTGGATATTGGCTTTATTTAATAAACTCTACTGAACCTAATACCTTAGAGATCAACATAAGCGTTTTACCTCATAGTGAGGAGTATTTCCAAGGACAGAAAATAAGAGTAATAGCGAATATAACTTATAATGGAAAAGAAGTTAACACTGGAAATTTCACGATAACTGTTGAAAGTTTGAGGAATGAATATGTTTATCCCATGAAATTTAACGGCTCCTTATGGACTGGTAACGTAACTATAAGTAATGTCTCTGGAATAACGTATATAATGGTTAACGGAAGTTATAACAATATAAAGGGCGTAAATCTAATTGAAGTCTTTGTAGGGTATTTATTTTCTTTATTTAGCATTAATCAATTTACTGAACATAAAAACGTTACTGTTACTGAGATTTCAGGTTTCTTGTATTATCTTAACGGAAGTTTAGCAGTTAATGTAACTCACTTCACTCTTAATATATACTATTATAATCCGTTATCTAATAACTACGTATATGAGACTAATATAACGTTAGAAGAAACTACATTTCATCCTCATATAAGAATAATATTCCTTCAACCTATATCATTTCAATTCACACAGTGGTATGGAGAGACTAACGCTACACTGCAACCCACAGCGACGCTACTAGTAGGGGATGGAGAAGTTTACGGATTTTCGCCTACAGCATTAGGTTTAACACCTTTAGGTTCCCTTATATTATCACCCATTTTGGCATCTCCAGAAGTAGTTTCGCCTAACGAATCATTACTAGTGGAAGCTGGTCTATTTACTTCATTGTATGCATTCTTTAACGGTTATAATATTACAGCGTCGTTAATGTCACCTAATGGCACAGTCTTATCCTCACAACAACTGAACTCAGAATACTTAATAATACCACCTTTCCTTTATATAACTATTTACATAACTTACTTGCATATACCAGTTAACGTTAAGCCTGGCTATTATATAATATACCTTAACGTGACTGGTGAGATTAATAATGTAAGTAAGCTAATAGGTTATGAAGGATATCAAATTTACGTAGCACCTTACTATTTAACTCCTCACATACAAGTTGAAAATTATGCATTACAGGGACAGAAAATTACATTTTACGCTAACATAACGTATGCTAACGGCACTGAAGTTAAATACGGTATATTCACAGCCTTAGTATTTCCTAAACAGATCGAAAGTCAATACTCCTCACTATCTGAGGAGTATTTAATAGTGCAACAAGTTATGTTAACATATAATTCAACTTTAGGAGAGTGGGAAGGATCGTATATATTGCCCTCAGTTAGCAGTTTAGGAAACGCCACTTACTTAAATCCCGGCTATTTCACTGGAGAATTCGACATATATGTTCAAGGCTTATCCTTTAACGGAATGCCAACAACTACCAATATAAATTCTCTGAAATCATTCGTGGTATTACCGTATACTCTAATATCTAACCAGAACTTAGATTCTTTAATACCGATTAATGTAGCACTAGAGAATGATAACATTACGTATAATGGTTCAATGGAGAACGTTTTAATGTTAGGCGTAAATAAACTTCACGGAATTGTTAATCTGATTAACGCTAACATTACTGGAACTCTAATTATTTACAATTCTAACGTTACATTAATTGGAAGTTACGCAAATAACTTAATAGTAATTAACTCAACAATTTATTTACTATCATCTACTGTAAAAACTATAACTCTTGAGAACAGTAAAATTGATTTAATGTCTAGTAAATTATTAGAGATTTCTCCAAAAATACCTTTAGTAAATATATTAACTAAACCTGGCAACTATACGGGTGTAATTAACATTACGGCAAACATAATAGGATCTGATATACAAAACGTTACGTTCTACCTAAATGGCATACCAGTATATGTTAGCACAAATAATGGAACTATTAGCTTTACGCTAAATACTTCTAGATATCCAGATGGGAATTACGAACTAAGTGTTATAGCTTATCAAAAAGATGGTCTATCTAACTCCTCCAGCATAAATCTAAACTTCTATAATAACTTAATAACGTTAAGCAATAAAATTAATGAAACTTATAACGCACTTCATACTCAATACGAGAACCTATCAGTCAATTTAAATAATATCTATAAGACGTTAAGCGGCAATATTAACATTAGCGATATAATCGGAATATTAGGTGTAATCTTAGCTGTGATTGCTATAATACTCTCACTTGTGAATAGGAGAAAGAAGTAA
- a CDS encoding PQQ-binding-like beta-propeller repeat protein has translation MNKLKIIATILLSITIISSIFFMLNITSGIVSTENYQKPIVTIYTQYNGTYFPYQLKVVYYPGNATGANMGFPSEWTVSNFQQTHNAVVNTTCTSLNIGVSWELPAAQIAGGVSIPLTTPPTQLPAANIMGVKKALVMLTQMVGQPLGVTLADNELFVEMDSLPGSIFAINPLTGNVIWYATGLASYAMNNPIVWNDIVFVTVGDVGFNFANFVHYEKGQYDQIVRGMGYGAIYAFNATDGVLLWMRFTMGEAMPAPAVYNGILAYTTGAGCFVGVNATTGQVIWMDRFKGLFASMSSVNYYILPNGTPIFIGGFTSLSSPYGLLIAVNGLNGNEVWNATLPAPNKPYNTGMGDVPPAVSQRYGIVIQSTVANAEPNGTVDTMLLAVNATNGKVLWVINLGRGYTPPAFKGGIPMIYNDTVYVGIPSLGSVAAVNLFTGKILWETRLPSLGIPPEFPGGPRGSPTYYHGLLWVAAGEYIYVINPHNGKILSMYYVGGRFGIVNPVIAGSTMFVSNSYGWVLAIPLNTIYPAWSDFS, from the coding sequence ATGAATAAGCTAAAAATAATTGCGACAATATTACTTAGTATAACTATAATATCTTCTATATTTTTTATGCTGAATATAACTTCAGGTATAGTGAGTACTGAAAATTATCAAAAACCTATAGTAACGATCTATACGCAGTACAATGGAACTTACTTCCCATATCAGTTAAAAGTTGTATATTATCCAGGAAATGCTACTGGAGCAAACATGGGTTTTCCCTCAGAATGGACAGTTAGCAACTTTCAGCAAACTCATAACGCAGTAGTGAATACTACTTGCACGTCTCTTAACATAGGAGTTTCGTGGGAATTACCAGCAGCACAAATAGCTGGTGGTGTCTCAATACCTCTAACAACTCCACCAACTCAATTACCAGCAGCCAATATAATGGGAGTTAAAAAAGCGTTAGTGATGCTAACTCAAATGGTAGGCCAACCATTAGGAGTTACATTAGCGGATAACGAATTGTTTGTAGAAATGGATAGTTTACCAGGTAGTATATTTGCTATAAATCCATTAACGGGTAATGTGATATGGTATGCTACTGGTTTAGCGAGTTATGCTATGAATAATCCCATAGTTTGGAACGATATAGTATTCGTAACAGTAGGAGATGTAGGGTTTAATTTCGCAAATTTTGTCCATTATGAAAAAGGGCAATATGATCAGATCGTAAGAGGAATGGGCTATGGAGCAATATATGCCTTTAACGCTACTGATGGAGTTTTATTGTGGATGAGATTTACAATGGGTGAAGCTATGCCAGCACCTGCAGTATATAACGGAATTTTAGCATATACCACTGGAGCTGGGTGTTTTGTAGGAGTTAACGCAACTACTGGACAAGTAATATGGATGGATAGGTTTAAAGGGCTTTTCGCTAGTATGAGTAGCGTTAATTATTATATATTACCCAATGGAACTCCAATATTCATAGGAGGTTTCACCTCCTTATCTTCACCTTATGGGCTATTAATAGCCGTTAATGGACTTAACGGAAATGAAGTTTGGAACGCTACATTACCTGCTCCTAATAAACCTTATAATACTGGAATGGGAGATGTTCCTCCAGCAGTTTCACAGCGATACGGTATAGTAATTCAAAGCACTGTAGCTAATGCTGAGCCCAATGGAACTGTAGACACAATGCTTCTAGCAGTTAACGCAACTAACGGTAAGGTATTATGGGTGATTAACTTAGGTAGAGGATATACTCCACCTGCATTTAAAGGAGGAATTCCAATGATATATAATGATACCGTATACGTTGGAATACCTTCACTTGGCAGCGTTGCTGCTGTAAACCTATTTACTGGAAAAATATTATGGGAAACTAGATTACCGTCTTTAGGAATACCTCCTGAATTTCCAGGAGGACCAAGAGGTAGCCCAACCTACTATCACGGTCTATTATGGGTAGCTGCTGGGGAATACATATACGTAATAAATCCGCATAACGGCAAAATATTATCGATGTATTATGTAGGTGGAAGATTTGGAATAGTGAACCCAGTAATTGCGGGAAGTACGATGTTCGTATCTAATAGCTACGGTTGGGTATTAGCTATTCCTCTAAATACTATATATCCCGCATGGAGTGATTTTTCTTAA